One window from the genome of Epinephelus fuscoguttatus linkage group LG3, E.fuscoguttatus.final_Chr_v1 encodes:
- the LOC125886233 gene encoding N-acyl-aromatic-L-amino acid amidohydrolase (carboxylate-forming) B-like, whose product MEHVSFSPLSRVAICGGTHGNEMTGVYLVREMQKQKVDQTGSVSLTTVLSNPRAVDACRRYVEKDLNRCFTAALLSSPITDSTPYDLRRAQELNAQLGPKGSQEAVDLLCDLHNTTANMGMCMLMDSSDPILLHIYKYIQSKMISVPVRAIQLALSHPETYSLDSVGKHGFSIEVGPQPHGVLRADIFNIVKEGVDLMIDWLQKFNSGSTFEGGDVEAYCYVKSVDYPRDPTTNEITAAIHPDLQDNDFKLLRPGDPTFLSFSGETVKHEGEELYPFFVNECAYYEKKIAFHLATKVTVTIPSISVKKD is encoded by the exons ATGGAGCACGTCTCTTTCTCGCCGCTGTCCCGCGTTGCCATTTGCGGTGGCACCCATGGAAATGAGATGACAGGGGTGTATTTGGTGAGAGAAATGCAGAAACAGAAGGTAGATCAGACTGGATCTGTTTCTCTAACTACCGTCCTATCGAATCCACGGGCTGTGGATGCTTGCAGGAGATATGTAGAAAAAGATCTCAATCGCTGTTTCACAGCTGCCCTGCTGAG CTCTCCCATAACAGACTCTACACCCTATGACCTGAGGCGAGCCCAAGAGCTGAATGCTCAGCTTGGGCCCAAAGGAAGCCAAGAGGCTGTGGATCTGCTTTGCGACCTCCATAACACCACTGCCAACATGGGCATGTGCATGCTCATGGACTCCTCAGACCCGATCCTACTGCACATTTACAAATACATACAG AGTAAGATGATCTCTGTGCCTGTGAGAGCAATCCAGTTGGCTCTATCACATCCTGAAACATATTCCCTGGATTCAGTGGGCAAACATGGCTTTT CGATAGAGGTCGGTCCTCAACCACACGGCGTGCTCAGagctgatatctttaacatagTGAAAGAGGGAGTGGATCTCATGATTGACTGGCTCCAGAAATTCAATTCTG GAAGTACTTTTGAAGGGGGTGACGTGGAGGCATACTGCTACGTGAAGAGTGTAGACTACCCAAGGGATCCTACAACCAATGAGATTACTGCTGCCATTCATCCTGATCTGCAG gataatgaCTTCAAGCTCCTCCGACCAGGCGACCCTACGTTCCTGTCATTTTCTGGGGAGACGGTGAAGCACGAGGGAGAGGAACTCTACCCTTTCTTTGTCAATGAGTGTGCCTACTATGAGAAGAAGATCGCTTTCCATTTAGCTacgaaggtcactgtgaccatacCGTCTATAAGTGTGAAGAAGGACTAA
- the LOC125886078 gene encoding claudin domain-containing protein 1-like, which yields MVDNRYATALVIGSVLSLLATVYLSVAVGTQHWYQYSCPPVKNEGSNATELRDDFINGEFNEKTFSQTMFRLNGTLGLWWRCIQVPSESRSYWFKEPDPKMETQCVSFTLPQQFSPKYKYSGNINGEEDMLRTYLWRCQFLLPLVSLALVFLGGLVGVCACLCRSFTPTLGVGVLHLLAGLCTLGTVCCFLAGVDLLKQYSPPPEGLEGSLGWSLYLALISFPLQMMAAALFLWAARSHRKNYTRMTAYRVA from the exons ATGGTAGATAACCGCTATGCCACAGCTCTTGTCATTGGCTCAGTGCTTAGTCTGCTGGCCACAGTCTACCTCTCTGTGGCTGTGGGAACTCAGCACTGGTACCAGTACAGCTGCCCACCAGTTAAAAATGAGGGGAGCAACGCCACTGAGCTCAGAGACGACTTCATCAATGGAGAGTTCAATGAGAAGACCTTCAGCCAGACCATGTTCCGTCTGAACGGCACCCTGGGACTGTGGTGGAGGTGCATACAGGTGCCCAGCGAGAGCCGGTCATACTGGTTCAAAGAGCCAG ATCCAAAGATGGAGACGCAGTGTGTGAGCTTCACTCTTCCTCAGCAGTTTAGTCCAAAGTACAAATATTCTGGAAACATCAATGGCGAAGAAGATATGCTCAGAACAT ACTTGTGGAGGTGCCAGTTTCTCCTGCCCTTGGTGTCTCTGGCTTTGGTGTTCCTTGGTGGCCTTGTTGGGGTCTGTGCCTGCCTGTGCCGCAGCTTCACCCCCACCTTGGGCGTGGGAGTGCTCCATCTACTTGCAG GTCTTTGCACTCTGGGTACCGTCTGCTGTTTCCTGGCTGGGGTGGATTTGCTTAAACAGTACTCCCCACCACCAGAAGGGTTGGAGGGCTCGCTGGGCTGGTCCCTCTACCTCGCCCTCATCTCCTTCCCTCTGCAGATGATGGCAGCTGCTTTGTTCCTGTGGGCGGCCAGGAGTCACCGCAAAAACTACACCCGTATGACTGCTTACAGGGTAGCTTAA
- the sgms2a gene encoding phosphatidylcholine:ceramide cholinephosphotransferase 2, with translation MASQELVDARDSSNDNLNPGMEGGAAPSNGKICPVHKPGGEDTKRGFRKGISRHNDYVKISVPESKINRLPMEWWKTAVVFFYAGFNLVLTTVVITIVHERVPPKESSPPLPDKFFDYIDRVKWAFTVTEINGMVLLAIWMIQLFFFRYRSIASRRFFFLIGTLYLYRCVTMYITTLPVPGMHMTCAPKLHGDSQAKIQRILRLISGGGLSITNSHLLCGDFLYSGHTVMLTLTYLFIKEYSPRSFWWYHLMCWLLSAVGVVCILVAHEHYSVDVVVAYFITSRLFWWYHTMANLQTLKCSPNNYLTNTWWNPLFNFMERNVQTSIPCSYSWPITWPPACLKNPCKKYSMVQSTREE, from the exons ATGGCGTCACAGGAGCTTGTGGATGCGAGAGACTCTTCCAATGATAATCTAAACCCAGGAATGGAGGGTGGTGCTGCACCCAGCAATGGTAAAATCTGTCCTGTCCACAAACCTGGTGGAGAGGATACAAAGAGGGGCTTCCGGAAAGGCATAAGCAGGCATAATGACTACGTGAAGATTTCTGTGCCAGAGTCCAAGATCAACCGTCTGCCCATGGAGTGGTGGAAGACAGCAGTGGTCTTCTTTTATGCTGGCTTTAACTTGGTCTTGACAACAGTCGTCATCACTATAGTCCACGAGAGGGTCCCGCCCAAAGAAAGCAGCCCGCCTCTTCCTGATAAGTTTTTTGACTATATTGACAGGGTCAAATGGGCATTTACAGTGACAGAGATCAATGGCATGGTGCTGTTGGCTATTTGGATGATCCAGTTATTCTTCTTCAGATACAG GTCAATAGCCAGCAGGCGGTTCTTCTTCCTCATTGGCACCCTGTACTTGTACCGCTGTGTCACTATGTACATCACCACCCTGCCTGTGCCTGGCATGCATATGACTTGTGCTCCTAAG CTCCACGGAGACTCCCAAGCAAAAATCCAACGAATTCTGCGGCTGATTTCAGGCGGGGGTCTGTCCATTACAAACTCCCACCTCCTGTGCGGAGACTTCCTCTACAGCGGACACACCGTGATGCTCACACTCACCTACCTATTCATCAAGGAGT ACTCGCCTCGGTCGTTTTGGTGGTACCATCTGATGTGCTGGCTGCTGAGCGCCGTGGGTGTGGTGTGCATCTTGGTGGCACATGAGCATTACAGTGTGGATGTGGTCGTGGCCTATTTTATCACCTCGCGCCTGTTCTGGTGGTACCACACCATGGCCAACTTACAG ACTCTGAAATGCTCGCCCAACAACTACCTCACCAACACCTGGTGGAACCCACTGTTCAACTTCATGGAGAGGAACGTCCAGACTTCGATCCCATGCTCCTACAGCTGGCCCATCACCTGGCCTCCCGCCTGCCTTAAGAACCCCTGCAAGAAGTACTCCATGGTACAGAGCACACGAGAGGAGTGA